In Fusarium oxysporum f. sp. lycopersici 4287 chromosome 2, whole genome shotgun sequence, a genomic segment contains:
- a CDS encoding dynactin 6: MSSKRHSILPAIDRSGPRPPVHFSDSLTISDNAILQGTHSITIQSETVVHPRSKFESNSGSILIGRRCLIHERTHLGTRPVDPDTAQRGGIVLADFVTIEAGSIIEAGNTEIGEGTVVHAGSTIGSGARIGKNCTITQMTKIAPGTILPDNTVVFSNGTRRIDRRNLADQRKIALMKQLAVLRKMIPSNADKFK; this comes from the exons ATGTCTAGCAAAAGACATTCCATTCTTCCCGCTATCGATCGCAGTGGTCCTAGGCCCCCCGTCCATTTCTCAGACTCCCTGACCATCTCCGACAATGCGATTCTCCAAGGAACACACTCGATCACGATACAATCAGAAACGGTAGTACACCCTCGATCAAAGTTTGAGTCAAACTCCGGATCTATTCTTATCGGGCGACGATGTCTCATTCACGAACGAACACACCTGGGAACTCGCCCTGTCGACCCTGATACTGCGCAACGTGGTGGCATCGTGCTGGCAGACTTTGTTACAATCGAGGCAGGCAGTATTATTGAAGCTGGCAATACCGAGATCGGCGAGGGTACGGTAGTTCACGCTGGGTCAACTATTGGAAGTGGTGCTAGGATCGGCAAG AACTGCACTATTACGCAGATGACAAAGATTGCCCCTGGAACGATATTGCCTGACAACACTGTCGTCTTCTCGAACGGGACAAGACGAATCGATCGACGTAACCTTGCTGATCAGAGGAAGATTGCCTTAATGAAACAGCTCGCAGTCTTGCGAAAAATGATACCCAGTAACGCCGACaaatttaaataa
- a CDS encoding NADH-ubiquinone oxidoreductase 51 kDa subunit, mitochondrial: MLSTRTAPKKAVGLSRTAVRGLATVQDGAPKRTYGGLRDQDRIFQNLYNRYPVDLKSARKMGDWHKTKEIILKGHDWIISEVKASGLRGRGGAGFPSGLKWSFMNFKDWDKDTKPRYLVVNADEGEPGTCKDREIMRKDPHKLIEGCLISGRAMNATAAYIYIRGEFVEEAAVLQRAINEAYAAGLIGKNACDSGYDFDVYLHRGAGAYVCGEETSLIESLEGKPGKPRLKPPFPAAVGLFGCPSTVTNVETVAVAPTICRRGGSWFAGFGRERNQGTKLFCISGHVNNPCTVEEEMSIPLRELIDKHCGGVRGGWDNLLAVIPGGSSTPVLPKHVCDDQLMDFDALKDSQSGLGTAAVIVMDKSTDIVRAISRLSHFYRHESCGQCTPCREGSKWTEQMMKRFEKGQAREREIDMLQELTKQVEGHTICALGEAFAWPIQGLIRHFRPELEARIQKFSQEHGGEALAGGWNHNARAQGKLVSPGQ; this comes from the exons ATGCTGTCCACGAGAACGGCGCCCAAGAAGGCTGTCGGCCTCTCACGGACCGCCGTGAGGGGTCTGGCTACTGTCCAGGACGGCGCCCCGAAGCGAACATACGGTGGTCTACGAGACCAGGATCGCATTTTCCAGAACCTCTATAACCGATATCCCGTAGACCTCAAGAGTGCTAGGAAGATGGGTGATTGGcacaagaccaaggagatTATTCTCAAGGGACACGATTGGATCATTAGCGAGGTCAAGGCCTCCGGTCTTCGAGGACGAGGTGGTGCTGGTTTCCCCTCGGGTCTCAAATGG TCTTTCATGAACTTCAAGGACTGGGACAAGGACACCAAGCCCCGTTACCTCGTCGTCAATGCCGATGAGGGTGAGCCCGGAACCTGCAAGGACCGTGAGATTATGCGAAAGGACCCACACAAGCTCATCGAGGGATGTCTTATTTCTGGCCGAGCCATGAATGCAACCGCCGCCTATATCTACATCCGTGGTGAATTCgtcgaggaggctgctgttCTCCAGCGAGCCATCAACGAGGCTTACGCCGCCGGCCTGATCGGAAAGAACGCCTGTGACTCCGGCTACGACTTCGATGTTTACCTGCACCGAGGTGCCGGTGCCTACGTCTGTGGTGAGGAGACTTCTCTTATTGAGTCTCTGGAGGGCAAGCCTGGAAAGCCTCGTCTTAAGCCTCCGTTCCCTGCTGCCGTCGGTCTTTTCGGATGCCCTTCAACTGTTACCAACGTCGAGACTGTTGCCGTTGCCCCTACTATCTgccgacgaggaggaagctggtTTGCTGGCTTCGGCCGTGAGCGAAACCAGGGTACCAAGTTGTTCTGTATCTCTGGCCATGTCAACAACCCCTGCactgttgaggaggagatgtCCATCCCTCTGCGTGAGCTGATTGACAAGCACTGTGGTGGTGTTCGAGGTGGATGGGATAACCTTTTGGCCGTCATCCCCGGTGGTTCTTCTACTCCTGTTCTCCCCAAGCACGTCTGTGATGACCAACTGATGGACTTCGATGCCCTCAAGGACAGCCAGTCTGGTCTTGGCACTGCTGCTGTTATCGTTATGGATAAGAGCACCGATATTGTCCGAGCTATCAGCCGTCTCAGCCACTTCTACCGCCACGAGAGTTGCGGCCAGTGCACACCTTGCCGAGAGGGTAGCAAGTGGACAGAGCAGATGATGAAGCGATTTGAGAAGGGTCAGGCCCGTGAGCGTGAGATTGACATGCTCCAGGAGCTCACCAAGCAGGTTGAGGGTCACACTATTTGCG CTCTGGGAGAGGCCTTCGCCTGGCCTATTCAGGGTCTTATTCGACACTTCCGACCTGAGCTTGAGGCTCGTATCCAGAAGTTCTCTCAGGAGCATGGTGGTGAGGCCCTTGCTGGTGGATGGAACCATAATGCCAGAGCCCAAGGCAAGTTGGTGTCTCCCGGTCAATAA
- a CDS encoding E3 ubiquitin-protein ligase TRIP12 has protein sequence MSSRITRSSARQAASQVAQTNNIAPAAADVPTVPSTTPSSRKRKGLAAEKSPNDALPPSGPSGRRSKRQKIPEAVPPPNANNNNHTTSRSRRKGKPAVDMDSPDNNHPGSAHPAGPSIPSGSSSRKSSRSKKGTGPPSDPTSGTTLTTRRSKRNLDSAVDQDTPMTGTDENKDPGPPPPPPPPIDHHDDDDSEDNDDDEDEEGSRRYDDDEDDDDDDPFGGFGGPPGSLSSTLRALTGMMSGLTSRFREILHNLRVDDLSVQLIALQELSEILLVSNEDNLSGHFSPDAYVKELVSLMNKEESPEIMLLACRCLANLMEALPASVANVVYGSAVPVLCQKLLEISFIDLAEQALSTLEKISVEYPTSIVREGGLTACLSYLDFFATGTQRTAVTTAANCCRNIPEDSFPVVRDVMPTLLNVLNSSDQRVVEQASLCVSGIVESFKYHPSKLEELVSVDLLRGVLRLLVPGTTNMIGSSIHTQFLRVLAFTARASPRLSAELFKLNVVETLYQILTGVSPPSGTEDVASKLDSVVIMQALIHRPREQIIETLNVICELLPNLPRNADPSYGDFVELQASADPTNSAASGGRNRRSTNEKRIELLEECKDEVRRFALIIFPTLTDAFSSTVNLSVRQKVLTAQLKMLSNLDEDILVEALTPVPYASFLASILSQQDHTSLVMLGLQAAELLLSRLDKIYRYQFYREGVFLEITKIAEEEEAVEEKPGKGEKQESQGEQATEQDNEQSSDQESEHEEDEEDEERESSDDEEDEDEEHDNENGEAQNEDMSPVSSRGSTMSLEVPLHRLVSDVRSMKSRTRDVAKKFLETHETEGHGQAMKLKATAILDALSELAGELETFYLKPMPGNVAADKGKELFTKLASYFDTDVLESVTSAELLASGLVRVLLEVFSNPDEELARAAQSTFLEVFMAYTVKSKPKTATAESPATPFSVMIHKLQDLLSRSEHFEVITVHHNTFDGNHSSPASMLGKQIRLRLVADDDSEIPRPYRNIMVSIHAIATFKSLDDYLRPRISINERSRSSARRDGVARALAAMANSAGLPLSSAAAARLAAAERSGPFSSGPPVPPPHAATTPSGSRALRKSKSLAAPATPDQSAGPSRDKGALRRSSRRHGAANTPSAPRPPPVDDEEMQDTLECADEKQLTDDEDVGESSALDAIVGELEEDMEEESTPEDTSAVNMEVATGGHVTARKEDGTRIATPTGSGAPSRAGGPSVGTQGTPTPASSSSRPMSYASALQAVPQDWHIEFSLDNKLIPNETTIYRAVHTSASNSDEHLSRSIWSTVHPIKFKRVPGPPPAESLSFSSNTEADGEDEHGIPASLAKNPTTSSILRLLNILHDLNSNIEDVLIEKKNSVIGLNVEPLSQFVNTKLTAKLNRQLEEPLIVASNCLPSWAEDLARLYPFLFPFETRHLFLQSTSFGYARSMARWQNTQSAEDNRRDRNNERPFLGRLQRQKVRISRQKILESALKVMELYGASQSILEVEYFEEVGTGLGPTLEFYSTVSKEFSKRKLKLWREVDSSGSDEFVSGATGLFPRPQSDEEAGTPNGERILHLFKMLGKFVARSMIDSRIIDLHFNPIFFRIGDAVSSGVKPSLGAVKIVDPGLARSLKAIKQFALAKKEIDEDPNRTPAQKVADTENITIDGVKLDDLCLDFTLPGYPNIQLEDNGSQKRVTIDNVDSYLEKVIDMTLGSGVRRQVDAFRAGFSQVFPYSALSAFTPDELVTLFGRVDEDWSLETLLDSIKADHGYNMDSKTVKNLLHTMSEFDASQRRDFLQFTTGSPKLPIGGFKSLTPMFTVVCKPSEHPYISDDYLPSVMTCVNYLKLPDYSTIEIMRKQLFTAVKEGQGAFHLS, from the exons ATGTCTTCTAGAATCACCAGATCTTCGGCTCGTCAAGCAGCGAGTCAGGTAGCCCAAACCAACAATATTGCTCCTGCCGCTGCTGACGTCCCGACCGTACCCTCCACTACTCCATCCTCACGCAAGCGAAAAGGGCTCGCCGCCGAGAAGAGCCCCAACGACGCATTACCACCCTCTGGGCCTTCAGGTCGACGGTCCAAGAGACAAAAGATCCCCGAAGCCGTTCCACCTCCGAACGCCAACAATAACAATCACACCACATCCAGATCTCGGCGAAAGGGAAAGCCCGCTGTTGATATGGACAGCCCGGA TAACAACCACCCCGGATCTGCGCATCCTGCAGGGCCCTCCATCCCCTCAGGTTCTTCTAGCAGAAAATCGAGCCGTTCTAAGAAGGGCACGGGACCTCCATCGG ATCCCACATCTGGTACAACTCTGACCACCCGAAGATCGAAACGGAACCTTGACAGCGCAGTTGATCAAGATACACCGATGACGGGTACCGACGAGAACAAAGACCCAGGACCACCACcaccccctcctcctcccatcGATCAccacgacgatgacgatagcgaagacaatgacgatgacgaagatgaagagggatCACGGAGGtacgacgacgacgaagacgacgacgacgacgatccTTTTGGCGGATTTGGTGGCCCTCCAGGCAGTTTATCCAGCACGCTTAGAGCACTAACAGGGATGATGTCTGGCCTGACATCTCGATTCCGGGAAATTCTTCACAATCTGCGAGTTGATGATCTCTCAGTACAGCTAATAGCTCTGCAAGAGCTATCAGAAATACTTCTAGTGTCCAACGAAGACAACCTCTCTGGCCACTTCTCGCCCGATGCATATGTCAAGGAGCTGGTTTCCCTCATGAACAAGGAAGAAAGCCCCGAGATCATGTTACTCGCGTGCCGTTGCTTGGCAAATTTGATGGAGGCTTTGCCTGCCAGTGTTGCGAACGTCGTCTATGGAAGCGCCGTCCCTGTCCTGTGCCAAAAACTCCTCGAAATTTCTTTTATCGATTTGGCAGAGCAGGCCTTGAGCACATTGGAGAAGATATCAGTCGAATATCCTACCAGCATTGTTCGTGAGGGTGGCCTCACTGCTTGTTTGTCTTATCTCGACTTCTTTGCTACCGGCACGCAAAGAACTGCCGTTACTACCGCAGCAAACTGTTGCCGCAACATCCCCGAAGACTCTTTCCCAGTAGTACGAGATGTTATGCCTACACTTCTTAACGTTCTCAATAGCAGTGATCAGCGGGTCGTGGAGCAGGCCTCGCTTTGCGTCTCCGGCATCGTTGAGAGTTTTAAGTACCATCCCTCCAAACTTGAGGAACTTGTTAGCGTCGACCTTCTTCGAGGTGTGCTGCGACTTCTTGTTCCCGGTACGACCAACATGATCGGCTCCAGTATCCATACACAATTTCTCCGAGTTTTGGCCTTCACTGCGCGAGCTAGCCCTCGTCTTTCCGCGGAGCTCTTCAAGCTTAATGTGGTAGAGACATTGTATCAAATCCTGACCGGAGTTTCACCACCCAGCGGTACCGAAGATGTGGCCTCCAAACTGGACAGTGTTGTAATCATGCAGGCTCTCATCCATCGACCACGAGAGCAGATCATTGAGACGCTCAATGTTATTTGCGAATTACTACCTAACCTACCACGAAACGCAGATCCCTCGTACGGTGATTTTGTTGAACTTCAAGCCTCTGCAGATCCTACAAACTCGGCAGCCAGTGGGGGAAGGAACCGCAGGTCTACAAATGAAAAGCGcattgagcttcttgaagagtGCAAAGACGAAGTTCGCCGTTTTGCgctcatcatcttccctACTTTGACGGACGCGTTCTCCAGCACTGTCAACTTGAGCGTCCGCCAAAAGGTCCTCACAGCACAATTGAAGATGCTCTCGAATCTTGATGAGGACATCTTGGTTGAGGCGCTTACTCCGGTACCTTATGCCTCTTTCCTTGCTTCTATTCTTTCGCAACAAGACCACACATCTCTGGTTATGCTTGGCCTTCAAGCGGCCGAGCTGTTACTAAGCCGACTCGACAAGATCTACCGTTATCAATTCTATCGCGAGGGAGTCTTCCTTGAGATCACCAAGattgctgaggaggaagaggcagTTGAAGAGAAGCCAGGTAAGGGCGAAAAACAGGAGTCTCAGGGCGAACAAGCAACAGAACAAGACAACGAACAGTCCTCGGACCAGGAATCTGAgcatgaggaagacgaagaagatgaggagcGCGAGTcctctgatgatgaggaggacgaagacgaagagcaTGATAACGAGAATGGCGAGGCGCAGAATGAGGACATGTCCCCTGTTAGCTCCCGGGGATCCACCATGTCTCTCGAGGTCCCTCTCCATCGTCTTGTCTCCGACGTGCGATCCATGAAATCTCGAACTCGAGACGTCGCCAAAAAGTTCTTAGAGACCCATGAGACTGAAGGCCATGGCCAGGCTATGAAGCTCAAGGCAACAGCAATCCTTGATGCTCTTTCAGAGTTGGCTGGTGAGCTTGAGACTTTCTACCTCAAACCGATGCCCGGCAACGTTGCGGCCGATAAAGGAAAGGAACTGTTCACCAAGCTTGCATCATATTTCGATACCGACGTCTTGGAAAGTGTTACGAGCGCAGAACTTCTGGCATCCGGTCTTGTTCGTGTGCTTCTAGAGGTTTTCAGCAATCCTGACGAGGAACTGGCCCGTGCCGCTCAGTCAACGTTCCTGGAAGTCTTCATGGCATACACCGTCAAGTCGAAGCCAAAAACTGCAACTGCAGAATCTCCGGCGACGCCTTTCAGCGTCATGATTCACAAGCTTCAGGACTTGCTCAGTAGGTCAGAGCATTTTGAGGTTATCACGGTGCATCATAACACATTTGACGGCAACCACAGCAGTCCTGCCTCCATGCTTGGGAAGCAGATTCGACTTCGTCTTGTTGCCGATGATGATTCCGAAATACCTCGACCGTACCGTAATATAATGGTGTCAATTCATGCCATTGCGACTTTCAAATCCCTTGATGACTATTTACGACCTAGGATCAGTATCAATGAGCGATCTCGTAGCTCCGCCCGCAGAGACGGAGTTGCTCGAGCACTTGCCGCTATGGCAAACAGCGCGGGTCTTCCTCTGAGTagcgcagcagcagcccgCCTAGCAGCAGCTGAACGATCAGGCCCGTTTTCGAGCGGACCTCCGGTGCCGCCGCCGCATGCTGCTACAACGCCATCTGGCTCCCGAGCACTTCGCAAATCAAAGTCACTGGCTGCCCCTGCTACACCAGATCAATCTGCTGGACCGTCTCGCGATAAAGGGGCGCTTAGACGCTCCTCAAGACGGCATGGCGCCGCTAACACACCCTCGGCTCCTCGACCTCCGCCtgttgatgacgaggaaATGCAGGATACACTAGAATGCGCCGACGAGAAGCAGCTGACTGATGACGAAGACGTCGGAGAAAGCAGTGCATTGGATGCCATTGTTGGcgagcttgaagaagacatgGAAGAGGAATCGACGCCTGAGGATACTTCTGCTGTCAACATGGAGGTCGCTACTGGTGGCCATGTCACAGCACGCAAGGAAGATGGCACTCGAATCGCGACACCAACTGGATCCGGTGCTCCTAGCCGTGCGGGTGGACCCTCGGTTGGCACCCAAGGCACACCTACTccagcatcgtcatcgtcgagGCCGATGTCTTATGCGTCCGCTCTCCAGGCAGTGCCCCAAGATTGGCACATTGAGTTCAGTCTTGACAACAAGCTGATCCCCAACGAGACTACCATCTACCGCGCTGTCCATACTTCAGCTTCTAACTCAGATGAGCACCTAAGCAGAAGTATCTGGTCAACTGTGCACCCAATCAAGTTCAAGCGTGTACCTGGACCACCTCCTGCGGAATCTCTTTCATTTTCTTCTAACACGGAAGCtgatggtgaagatgagcATGGAATCCCCGCTTCGCTTGCCAAGAACCCAACGACGTCATCAATTCTACGCCTATTGAACATTCTTCACGACCTCAACTCGAACATTGAGGATGTTTTGATTGAGAAAAAGAATAGCGTTATTGGTCTGAATGTTGAGCCGTTGTCACAGTTCGTCAACACGAAACTCACAGCGAAGTTGAATCGTCAGTTGGAAGAGCCCCTGATTGTTGCCAGCAACTGTCTACCTAGTTGGGCGGAGGATTTAGCTCGCCTTTATCCCTTCCTCTTCCCATTCGAGACTCGACATCTATTTCTCCAATCTACATCTTTCGGATATGCCCGATCAATGGCGAGGTGGCAGAATACCCAGTCTGCGGAGGATAACCGAAGAGATCGAAATAACGAACGGCCATTCCTCGGTCGCCTTCAGCGACAAAAAGTTAGGATCTCACGTCAGAAGATCCTTGAATCGGCCTTGAAAGTTATGGAGCTATATGGTGCTTCACAGAGTATCCTAGAAGTTGAGTATTTCGAGGAGGTGGGCACTGGTCTTGGTCCTACTCTTGAGTTCTACTCAACTGTCTCGAAAGAGTTCTCAAAGAGGAAGCTCAAACTATGGCGTGAGGTCGATTCGAGCGGCTCTGATGAGTTTGTGTCTGGAGCCACTGGACTCTTCCCCCGGCCGCAGAGTGATGAAGAGGCTGGGACACCAAACGGAGAGCGGATTCTGCATCTTTTCAAGATGCTTGGAAAGTTTGTTGCGCGGTCCATGATCGACTCCCGAATCATTGACCTTCACTTCAACCCCATCTTCTTCCGCATCGGGGATGCAGTTTCGTCTGGAGTCAAGCCATCATTGGGGGCTGTGAAAATTGTCGATCCTGGCCTTGCCCGTTCATTGAAGGCCATCAAGCAATTtgccttggccaagaaggaaatcGACGAGGACCCCAATCGTACACCAGCACAAAAGGTTGCCGACACAGAAAACATTACTATTGATGGCGTCAAGCTTGATGACCTTTGTCTCGACTTCACTTTGCCCGGTTATCCTAATATTCAGCTGGAGGATAATGGCTCTCAGAAACGAGTCACTATTGACAATGTGGACTCGTATCTGGAGAAGGTCATTGATATGACTCTTGGATCTGGTGTTCGTCGCCAAGTCGATGCCTTCCGTGCTGGATTCTCACAGGTATTCCCCTACTCTGCACTCAGTGCTTTCACGCCAGATGAGTTGGTCACCTTGTTTGGCCGTGTAGACGAGGACTGGTCACTTGAGA CTCTCCTTGACTCGATCAAAGCCGATCATGGTTACAACATGGATAGCAAGACGGTCAAGAATCTGCTCCATACAATGAGCGAATTTGATGCTTCGCAACGCCGTGACTTCTTACAGTTCACCACTGGAAGTCCAAAGCTCCCCATTGGAG GATTCAAGTCTCTGACACCTATGTTTACTGTGGTCTGCAAACCCAGTGAGCACCCTTATATCTCCGACGACTACCTTCCTAGTGTCATGACGTGTGTCAACTACTTGAAGCTTCCAGACTACTCTACCATTGAGATCATGAGGAAGCAGCTTTTTACAGCAGTCAAGGAAGGCCAGGGAGCGTTCCATCTGTCGTAG
- a CDS encoding hydroxyacid-oxoacid transhydrogenase, with amino-acid sequence MVPSVRVVPNAAKRATSLLRTIQYTHPPSCPCHSNPGYHQSPPTFTPSKHAHQRKYATPTSHPGQKEYAFEMAASSIRFGPGVTQEVGMDLKNMGAKRVCVVTDENVNKLDAMRQVRESLAREGIPYEVYDKVRVEPKDSSIKDAIAWARPYAPDAFLAVGGGSVMDTAKLMNLYTAYPDADFLDFVNAPLGKGRPVDKKLTPLIAVPTTAGTGSETTGTAIFDLVSKRAKTGVAHRNLKPTLGICDPLNTRTMPAAVKAASGLDVLCHSLESWTAIPYNERTPRPTNPILRPAYQGANPISDVFSFHALRSTVKYLPRSVKNPDDLEAQSEMLLASTLAGVGFGNAGVHLCHGMSYPISGQNPGYRHDGYEVEAPLIPHGVSVAVSAPAVFRFTAASNPDRHLAAAEAFGVDISNVKRESAGEVLAEAITKFLAELGDQPKGLKELGFGSEHIEALVEGTIPQARVLMLAPGLSTQLEAEKDQLRRLFENAMTH; translated from the exons ATGGTACCCTCCGTGAGAGTTGTCCCTAAT GCCGCTAAGCGAGCAACCAGCTTGCTACGCACCATTCAATACActcatcctccttcatgTCCTTGTCACTCAAACCCAGGATATCACCAGTCGCCACCAACATTCACTCCCTCCAAGCATGCTCACCAGCGTAAATATGCTACGCCAACATCGCACCCAGGCCAGAAGGAGTATGCCTTTGAGATGGCTGCTTCGTCCATAAGGTTTGGCCCAGGTGTGACGCAGGAGGTCGGCATGGACTTGAAGAACATGGGAGCAAAGCGTGTTTGTGTGGTAACAGATGAGAATGTCAACAAGCTGGATGCCATGAGACAAGTTCGTGAGTCCCTTGCTCGTGAGGGCATCCCTTATGAGGTTTACGACAAGGTTCGCGTCGAGCCAAAGGATAGTTC TATCAAGGATGCCATCGCCTGGGCTCGCCCTTATGCACCAGATGCCTTCCTcgctgttggtggtggatCAGTCATGGACACAGCCAAGCTCATGAACCTATACACGGCGTATCCTGATGCAGACTTTCTAGACTTTGTCAATGCCCCTCTTGGAAAGGGCCGTCCAGTAGACAAGAAGTTGACACCGCTCATTGCGGTTCCAACAACAGCCGGTACTGGTAGTGAGACGACAGGAACTGCCATTTTCGATCTTGTGTCTAAGCGAGCAAAGACCGGTGTAGCTCATCGAAACCTGAAGCCCACACTAGGTATCTGTGATCCCCTCAACACCAGGACCATGCCAGCAGCTGTCAAGGCCGCTTCGGGTCTTGACGTTCTGTGCCATTCGCTTGAGTCCTGGACTGCCATTCCATACAACGAGAGAACACCTAGACCAACAAACCCTATCCTTCGGCCCGCGTACCAAGGCGCGAACCCTATCTCGGATGTTTTCTCGTTTCATGCACTGCGCTCTACCGTCAAGTATCTCCCGCGATCGGTGAAGAACCCTGATGACTTGGAGGCCCAATCTGAAATGCTTCTCGCTTCTACTCTGGCCGGCGTTGGGTTCGGTAATGCCGGTGTTCATCTCTGTCACG GCATGTCGTACCCCATTTCTGGCCAGAACCCAGGCTACAGGCACGATGGCTACGAAGTTGAAGCCCCTCTTATTCCTCACGGTGTCTCCGTAGCTGTCTCTGCGCCAGCTGTCTTCCGCTTCACAGCAGCATCGAACCCAGATCGCCATCTGGCGGCAGCAGAGGCCTTTGGGGTTGATATCAGCAACGTGAAGCGCGAGAGTGCAGGCGAAGTGCTTGCAGAAGCTATTACCAAATTCCTTGCGGAGCTCGGTGACCAGCCCAAGGGCCTTAAGGAGTTGGGTTTCGGCTCGGAGCACATTGAGGCCCTTGTCGAAGGTACCATTCCTCAGGCACGTGTGTTGATGCTGGCACCAGGATTGTCTACACAGCTCGAAGCGGAGAAAGACCAGCTAAGGAGACTGTTTGAGAACGCAATGACTCACTAA
- a CDS encoding NADH-ubiquinone oxidoreductase 51 kDa subunit, mitochondrial: protein MNFKDWDKDTKPRYLVVNADEGEPGTCKDREIMRKDPHKLIEGCLISGRAMNATAAYIYIRGEFVEEAAVLQRAINEAYAAGLIGKNACDSGYDFDVYLHRGAGAYVCGEETSLIESLEGKPGKPRLKPPFPAAVGLFGCPSTVTNVETVAVAPTICRRGGSWFAGFGRERNQGTKLFCISGHVNNPCTVEEEMSIPLRELIDKHCGGVRGGWDNLLAVIPGGSSTPVLPKHVCDDQLMDFDALKDSQSGLGTAAVIVMDKSTDIVRAISRLSHFYRHESCGQCTPCREGSKWTEQMMKRFEKGQAREREIDMLQELTKQVEGHTICALGEAFAWPIQGLIRHFRPELEARIQKFSQEHGGEALAGGWNHNARAQGKLVSPGQ, encoded by the exons ATGAACTTCAAGGACTGGGACAAGGACACCAAGCCCCGTTACCTCGTCGTCAATGCCGATGAGGGTGAGCCCGGAACCTGCAAGGACCGTGAGATTATGCGAAAGGACCCACACAAGCTCATCGAGGGATGTCTTATTTCTGGCCGAGCCATGAATGCAACCGCCGCCTATATCTACATCCGTGGTGAATTCgtcgaggaggctgctgttCTCCAGCGAGCCATCAACGAGGCTTACGCCGCCGGCCTGATCGGAAAGAACGCCTGTGACTCCGGCTACGACTTCGATGTTTACCTGCACCGAGGTGCCGGTGCCTACGTCTGTGGTGAGGAGACTTCTCTTATTGAGTCTCTGGAGGGCAAGCCTGGAAAGCCTCGTCTTAAGCCTCCGTTCCCTGCTGCCGTCGGTCTTTTCGGATGCCCTTCAACTGTTACCAACGTCGAGACTGTTGCCGTTGCCCCTACTATCTgccgacgaggaggaagctggtTTGCTGGCTTCGGCCGTGAGCGAAACCAGGGTACCAAGTTGTTCTGTATCTCTGGCCATGTCAACAACCCCTGCactgttgaggaggagatgtCCATCCCTCTGCGTGAGCTGATTGACAAGCACTGTGGTGGTGTTCGAGGTGGATGGGATAACCTTTTGGCCGTCATCCCCGGTGGTTCTTCTACTCCTGTTCTCCCCAAGCACGTCTGTGATGACCAACTGATGGACTTCGATGCCCTCAAGGACAGCCAGTCTGGTCTTGGCACTGCTGCTGTTATCGTTATGGATAAGAGCACCGATATTGTCCGAGCTATCAGCCGTCTCAGCCACTTCTACCGCCACGAGAGTTGCGGCCAGTGCACACCTTGCCGAGAGGGTAGCAAGTGGACAGAGCAGATGATGAAGCGATTTGAGAAGGGTCAGGCCCGTGAGCGTGAGATTGACATGCTCCAGGAGCTCACCAAGCAGGTTGAGGGTCACACTATTTGCG CTCTGGGAGAGGCCTTCGCCTGGCCTATTCAGGGTCTTATTCGACACTTCCGACCTGAGCTTGAGGCTCGTATCCAGAAGTTCTCTCAGGAGCATGGTGGTGAGGCCCTTGCTGGTGGATGGAACCATAATGCCAGAGCCCAAGGCAAGTTGGTGTCTCCCGGTCAATAA